A stretch of DNA from Cyanobium sp. AMD-g:
TGGGGTGGCCCCGATCTGGCCCACCATCCCTTCTTTTCGAGGCCGGCCTGGCTGACGGGGATCCTGCGCTACTGGCAACGGCACCCGTCACTGGCATACCTGTTCTGCGGCCCCGGGGTGGGCCCCTCCTCCCAGTCGCCACGGCCGGACGAGGCGATCGGTGACTGCTTCGATCTGGAGCTGGCCTACCGCGCCATCGAGCAGGCGGAGGGCCAGCCCTCGAGCGAACCCTTCGGGGATGTCCGGGGCCTGATCGGCGAAACGCTGCGCCATCTCCATGCCGACCGCAGCGGCAACAACCACCGCAGCGAGATCAGCTTCGACAAGTTCTGGAACCCCGGAGCCCCGGCCGGTTGCCTGGGCCTGGTGGAGTTCCGGGCCCTGGAAAGCCTTCCCAGCATGGCCTGGAGCAGCACCATCGCCCTGCTGTGGAGCGCCCTGGCGGCCCACCTGCTGGATCCCCGTCACCGCCCCACCGAGCTGTACGACTGGGGCTCGACCCTGCATGACCGCCAGCTGCTGCCCAGCCAGTTGTGGGCCGACCTGGAGGCGATCCTGGCCGACCTTGCGGCCGATGGGCTGGCCCTTGATCCGGCGCCGTTCCGGGCCATCTGGGAGTGGCGTTTTCCGCCCCTGCTGCGCTGGCAGGGGGAGGCCGACTCCACCGATGTGGCCCCGGCCCTGGAACTGCGGCCCGCCCCCGAGCCCTGGCCCCTGATCTGCGACACCCCGGTGCAGGGGGGCTTCACCAGCCGGTTCATCGACGGCTCCCTGCGCCGTTTCGAGGTGGTGGCCAACTCGGCGTTCCGCCGGCACTGCCAGCTGCTGGTGAATGGCCGGCCCCTGCCGCTGGAGCCCGCCGGGGAGGGGGCGCCCCAGGTGCTGGCGGTGCGCTTCCGCTTCCAGCGTCTCTTCCCGTGCCTGCATCCGGCGATCGAGCCGCACATGCCGCTGGAGCTGGTGCTGCGCGCCCCCGGCGGGGATTTCGGCTTCCGCCTGCACCCCGATGGCCACCGCTTTGAACCCTGCCTGGCGCCGGAGTTCGTTCCCGGGGCCCCCGCCTGGCAGGGGCGTCAACGCCCCACCGACCACAGCATCGATCTGCGGATCGGCTGACCGTCTGCGTCAGCAGACATGAACCACAACCAAAGCAGGGGAGAGCGTTCAGCACCATCCAATTCTTCTCTTTCCTTCACTCTTCAGGCAGCTCGGGGCCATATTTTCAGTCCAATTCTCAGCAGCGCTGCAGTTATCACGAATCACTTCGGGAGGGCGGGGGATTTTCCTTCCCCAGCCTGGTCAGCACCGAAATCGATGCCTAACATCCCTGGTGAATGGAAGCACCAGTGCAATCTTTCTGGTTCAGCACCCCTTCGGAACAGGGGCTGATTCCTTGCGTTGACAGCGTCGGTGATGCCCTGCGTTTTGCCGCTGACCTGGGCAGCGATGATCTCGTTGTCCTGGATCTCGCCACGGGCCATTTCATTGATTGCAACCGTTCCGCCCACGAACGGCTTGGCTATGAGCGGGACCAGTTCCTCACATTGAATCCAGCTGCGATTCAGGCGGGTGGGGACCTGTCCGATGATCTGATGCAGGATCAGCTGCGGGTGATGCGCCAGCAGCCCAGGGGCAGCTTCGCCACGCGCCACCGGGCCCGTTCCGGCAGCTGCCGGGATGTGTCCGTCAGCTATCAGGTGCTGGAGTTACGGGGCCGGCTGGTGGCCCTCGTCAGCCACCGTGACCGCAGCGATCTGGACACGGCCTTGCGGGAAAGCTCCCGGCTGGGCTCGCTGCTCCAGGAAGCCGAGCGACTCACCCACGTGGGCAGCTGGGAGCTGAACCATCGCACCGGAGAACTGCTCTGGTCGAACGAGGCCTACAGCATCTTCAATACCGCCCCGGAGCTGACGGCGCCGTCCTACGAGGTGTTCCTCAGGACGGTCCATCCGGAGGATCGTTCCCTGGTGGATGCCACCTTCCAGGACGCCTTCCGCTCGGGCCAGCCCTATCGGATCGAGCATCGTCTGCTGCTGGGCAATGGCCTGCTCAAGGTGGTGCTGGAGCGGGGACGCACGACCCTCGACGACGACGGACGACCGCTGTTCACGGTGGGAACGGTTCAGGACATCAGCGAACAGCACGAGATTCAGCAGCGATTGGAGCGGATCGCCTTTGTCGATCCCCTCACCAGGCTGCCCAACAAGGCCGCCGCCGTTCGTCAGCTGGCCCGTCTGCTGCGCACCTCCGGTACGGACCACAGCATCGCCCTGATCAACCTCGACCTCGACAACTTCCAGTCGATCAACAACAGCCTGGGCCATGAGATCGGCAACCAGGTGCTCCAGGCCAGCGGCACCTGCCTGCGCCACCTGCTGCGGCCGGACGACTGGCTGGCCCGGGTCGGCAGTGATGAATTCATCCTGCTGCGGCCCCTGCCCATGGCCGACCGGGGCCAGGCTCTGCAGTGGGCTGAGGAGATCCGCCGCACCCTTGGCAACACCCCCGGGATGGGTACGGGCCTGGCGGTCCAGCCCAGCGCTTCTCTGGGGGTGGCCCTGGCCCCGGACCACGGCCTCGACCCCGACACCCTGCTGCGCTGCGCCAACACGGCCTTGATGGAGGCCAAGCAGCACGGCAAGAACCAGCTGCGCCTTTACACCCCGGAGATC
This window harbors:
- a CDS encoding transglutaminase family protein, whose product is MSWMETVAEAAESRLRAAGIQLTLGGEPTLVPLNPEGPEWSVTADGPTKLTIARAMARDLQLLVWRGSTLLYCPGKRYDGEVNPRWALRLFLGDDGTAPVRWPGFCQPGLEGSPLKASEGPAWLERLGGLLGLRLQPVLLRDPLDPERRAWAAPLSVAPAETAAKGGVVDWKVAPWPLEESLRELTGAPGPAGLRLPLEHLPDDVPRQVLTLEIDPDGWELFLPPLEREPLRQLLQAVADSLGDLAAPRLSGVLPFDAGERWQVLGLTADPGVLEINLPVCHSWLEYHEWLQRLEEVGERVGLRSWKDLGDGRQEGTGGGNHLLWGGPDLAHHPFFSRPAWLTGILRYWQRHPSLAYLFCGPGVGPSSQSPRPDEAIGDCFDLELAYRAIEQAEGQPSSEPFGDVRGLIGETLRHLHADRSGNNHRSEISFDKFWNPGAPAGCLGLVEFRALESLPSMAWSSTIALLWSALAAHLLDPRHRPTELYDWGSTLHDRQLLPSQLWADLEAILADLAADGLALDPAPFRAIWEWRFPPLLRWQGEADSTDVAPALELRPAPEPWPLICDTPVQGGFTSRFIDGSLRRFEVVANSAFRRHCQLLVNGRPLPLEPAGEGAPQVLAVRFRFQRLFPCLHPAIEPHMPLELVLRAPGGDFGFRLHPDGHRFEPCLAPEFVPGAPAWQGRQRPTDHSIDLRIG
- a CDS encoding bifunctional diguanylate cyclase/phosphodiesterase, which encodes MEAPVQSFWFSTPSEQGLIPCVDSVGDALRFAADLGSDDLVVLDLATGHFIDCNRSAHERLGYERDQFLTLNPAAIQAGGDLSDDLMQDQLRVMRQQPRGSFATRHRARSGSCRDVSVSYQVLELRGRLVALVSHRDRSDLDTALRESSRLGSLLQEAERLTHVGSWELNHRTGELLWSNEAYSIFNTAPELTAPSYEVFLRTVHPEDRSLVDATFQDAFRSGQPYRIEHRLLLGNGLLKVVLERGRTTLDDDGRPLFTVGTVQDISEQHEIQQRLERIAFVDPLTRLPNKAAAVRQLARLLRTSGTDHSIALINLDLDNFQSINNSLGHEIGNQVLQASGTCLRHLLRPDDWLARVGSDEFILLRPLPMADRGQALQWAEEIRRTLGNTPGMGTGLAVQPSASLGVALAPDHGLDPDTLLRCANTALMEAKQHGKNQLRLYTPEISLQLRERLELELSLARAIDREQLRLYYQPQIDRGGSRIAGAEALLRWRDQSGRMVSPNVFIPLAEKTGQIHSIGLWVIEEACRQLHAWHRQGLRPGKVAINISALQLGAEHPSLAELLAGALQNYGLLPENLELEITETALLNDPGRAGEQLRQLAESGFSLAIDDFGTGYSSLAMLHSLPLDKLKIDRFFVDRLGNDDADLAIVKATIVMAKELGLMTLAEGVETREQLRMLQNLGCDQFQGHLLGRPMSADAFGALLRLAAAT